One part of the Sarcophilus harrisii chromosome 5, mSarHar1.11, whole genome shotgun sequence genome encodes these proteins:
- the YEATS4 gene encoding YEATS domain-containing protein 4 gives MFKRMAEFGPDSGGRVKGVTIVKPIVYGNVARYFGKKREEDGHTHQWTVYVKPYRNEDMSAYVKKIQFKLHESYGNPLRVVTKPPYEITETGWGEFEIIIKIFFIDPNERPVTLYHLLKLFQSDTNAMLGKKTVVSEFYDEMIFQDPTAMMQQLLTTSRQLTLGAYKHETEFAELEVKTREKLEAAKKKTSFEIAELKERLKASRETINCLKNEIRKLEEDDQTKEI, from the exons ggGGTTACTATTGTTAAACCTATAGTTTATGGCAATGTTGCTCgttattttggaaagaaaagagaagaagatggTCATACTCATCAATGGACAGTATATGTAAAACCATACCGAAATGAg GATATGTCAGCATATGTGAAGAAAATCCAGTTTAAATTGCACGAAAGCTATGGCAATCCTTTAAGAg ttgttACTAAGCCACCATATGAAATTACAGAAACAGGTTGGGGTGAATttgaaataatcatcaaaatatttttcattgatcCTAATGAGAGGCCT gtAACACTTTATCACTTACTAAAGCTGTTTCAGTCAGACACCAATGCAATGCTGGGGAAAAAGACTGTGGTTTCTGAGTTCTATGATGAAAtg ATATTTCAAGATCCAACAGCAATGATGCAACAGTTATTAACGACATCTCGGCAGCTAACGTTAGGAGCCTATAAGCATGAAACAGAAT ttgctGAACTTGAAGTAAAAACCAGGGAAAAATTAGAAgctgccaagaaaaaaacaagcttTGAAATTGCTGAACTTAAAGAGAGATTAAAAGCAAGTCGTGAAACtatcaattgtttaaaaaatgaaatcaggaaGCTTGAAGAAGATGATCAAactaaagagatataa